Part of the Brassica oleracea var. oleracea cultivar TO1000 chromosome C8, BOL, whole genome shotgun sequence genome is shown below.
GTTTTTCGGATCCGGGTTTTTTGCCCAGCCCTAACCATACCCATCTATAACCAAAACTCTTGTTATCCAGATTTCTAAATCACAATCTCAAATCTACAATATTTCTCTACAAAATGATAACTTTCTAAAACAATTTAGCAGTTTTTAGAATTTTATTTACAAAATATAACCTATTGATCAAAAATTCTAAAAGCATACCCGTATATCAAAAAAAACTCTTGTTATCCTAATTTCTAAATCACAATCACAAATCTATTGTATTTCTACCCAAAAATGATAATTTTCCAAAAATAGCAGGTTTTAGAATATTTATTTAAAAATTATAACCTATTGGAAAAAAAATATAAAACCATACCCATCTATCAACAAAAAATCTTGTTACTATAATTTCTAAATCACAATCCTAAATCTTCAATATCTCTCGACAGAAATGATAATTATCCAAAAATAGCAGTTTTTAGAAATTTTATTTATAAAATATAACCTATTGATCAAAAATTCTAAAAGCATACCCATCTATCAACAAAAACTCTTGTTATCCTAATTTCTAAATCAAAATTCTAAATCTATAATATTTATCAACAAAATGACAACTTTTCAAAAATAGCAGATTTTGGAAAACTTATTTTAAAATTATAGCCTATTTATCAAAAATTCTAAAAGCATACCCATCTATTAACAAAAACTCTTGTTATCCTAATTTCTAAATCACAATCCCAAATCTACTATATTTCTCTACAAAATTATAATTTTCCCAAAATAGCAGGTTTTGGAAAATTTATTTAAAAATTATAACTTATTGATCAAAAATTCTAAAACCATACCCATATATAACCAAAAACCGTTGTTATCCTAATTTCTATATCAAAATCCGTAATCTATAATATTTCTCTACAAAATTTTAATTTTTCAAAAATAGCAAGTTTTGGAAAATTTGTTTAAAAATTATAACCTATTGATCAAAAATTCTAAAACCATATCCATCTATTAATAAAAACTTTTGTTATTCTAATTTCTAAATCACAATCCTGAATCTTCAATATTTCTCTACAAAAATGCTAACATTTCAAAAATAGCAGTTCTTATAAATTTTATTTATAAAATATAACCTATCGATCAAAAATTCTAAAAGCATACTCATATATCAACAAAAACTCTTGTTATCCTAATTTCTAAATCACAATTCCATATCTAGAATATTTATCAACAAAATGATAGCTTTCCAAAAATGGCAGGTTTTGGAAATTTTTTTAAAAAAATTATAACCTATTGGTCAAAAATTCCAAAAACATATCCATCTATCAACAAGAACTCTTGTTATCCAAATTTTTGAATCACAATCCCAAATCTACAATACTTATCTACAAAATGATAACTTCCAAATCTACAAAATCATGTATAAAAATGAAAACTTTCCTAAAATAGAATTTTTCTGAAATTAATTTAATAAATACTACCTATTGAGCAAAAAAAAAAACTACAAGAATACTCATCTATCAACAAAAAATCTTCTTATCCTAATTTCTAAATCTAAACCCCAAATATACAATATTTTCTATAAAAATGAAACTTTCCTAAAATATAATTATTTAGAATTTTCTTTAAAAATACAACTTATTGATCAAAAATCTAAAAGAATACTCATCATCAACAAAAATTCTTGTTATCATTATATCTTAATCACAACCCTAAATCTACAGTATTTTTCTACAAAAATTAAAACTTTCATAAAATAGATTTTTTAGTATTTTATTTTAAAAATACAACATATGAATCAAAAAATCTAAAAGAATAATCATCTATCAACAAAAAAACTGGTTAGAAAAAATCAACAATATTTTTCTACAAAAATAAAAACTTTACTAAAGTAGAATTTTTGAGAATTTTATTTAAAAAATACAACTAATTGATTAGAAAATCTAAAAGAATGCTTATCTATCAACAAAAATTCTTGTTATCCTTATATCTTAATCACGACCCCAAATATACAATATCTTTCTATAAAAATGATAACTTTCCTAAATTAGAATTTTTTTATTTTAAAAATACAACATATGAATCAAAAAATCTAAAAGAATATTCATCTATCAACAAAAAAACTAGTTAGAAAAAATCTACAATATTTTTCTACAAAAATAAGAACTTTACTAAAGTAGAATTTTTGAGAATTTTATTTTAAAAATACAACTAATTGATTAGAAAATCTAAAAGAATGCTCATCTATCAACAAAATTTATTGTCATCCTTATATCTTAATCACGACCCCAAATGTACAATATCTTTTTATAGAAATGAAAACTTTCCTAAATTAGAATTTTTAGTATTTTATTTTAAAAATACAACCTACAAATCAAAAAATCTAAAAGAATATTCATCTATCAACAAAAAAACTGGTTATCCTAATGTCTAAATCATAACCCAAAATATACAAAATTATTTTATAAAAAAAAAAAACTTTCCTAAAATATAATTTCTGTGAAATTTATTTAATAAATACAATCTATTGGTCAAAAAAACTAAAAGAATACTCATTTATCAACAACAATTTTTCTTATCCTAATTTCAAAATCTAAAACCCAAATCTACAATATTTTTCTATAAAAATAAAAACTTTCCTAAAATATAATTTTTGAGAATTTTATTTAAAAATACAACCTATTGATCAAAAAATCTAAAACAATACTCATCTATCAACAAAAATTCTTGTTATCCTTATATCTCAATTAATCACAACCCTAAATCTACAATAGTTTTCTACAAAAATTAAAGCTTTCCTAAATAGAATTTTTAGTATTTTATTTAAAAAATACAACCTATGAATCAAAAAAGTTTACAAGAATATTCATCAATCAACAAAAAAACTTGTTATCGTAATTTCTAAATCACAACCCCAAATCTATAAAAAAAAATTCTATTAAAATGTAAACTTTCCTAAAATAGAATTTGTGAAATTAATTTAATAAATACAACCTATTGAGCATAAAAACTACAAGAATACTCATCTATCAAAAACAATTCTTCTTATCCTAATTTCTAAATCTAAACCCCAAATCTACAATATTTTTCTATAAAAATGAAAACTTTCCTAAAACATAATTTTTGAGAATTCTTTAAAAATACAACATATTGATTAAAAATCTAAAAGAATACTCATCTATCAACAAAAAAAACTGGTTATCCTAATGTCTAAATCACAACCCAAAATCTACAAAATGTTTCTATAAAAATGAAAACTTTCCTAAAATAGATTTTTTGTGAAATTTATTAAATAAATACAACCTATTGATCAAAAAATAAAAGATTACTCATCTATCAACAACAATTCTTATTCTCCTAATTTCTAAATCCAAACCCCAAATCTACAATATCTTTCTATAAAAATGAAAGCGTTCCTAAAATAGAAGTTTTGAGAATTTTTTTTTTAAAATACAACATATTGATCAAAAATCTAAAAGAATGCTCATCTATCAAACAAAATTTTTGTTATCCTTATATCTTAATCACAACCCCAAATATACAAATCTTTCTATAAAAATGAAAAATTTCCTAAATTAGATTTTTTAGTATTTTATTTTAAAAATAAAACCTATGAGTCAAAAAATCAAAAAGAATATTTATCTTTCATCAAAAAAAACTGGTTATCCTAATGTCTAAATCCCAACCCAAAATCTACAAAATGTTTCTATAAAAATGAAAACTTTCCTAAAATAGAATTTTTGTGAAATTTATTAAATAAATACAACCTATTGATCAAAAAAATAAAAGATTACTCATCTATCAACAACCATTCTTATTATCCTAATTTCTAAATCCAAACCCCAAATCTACAATATCTTTCTATAAAAATGAAAGCTTTCCTAAAATAGAAATTTTGAGATTTTTTTTTTAAAATACAGCATATCGATCAAAAATCTAAAAGAATACTCATCTATCAAACAAAATTCTTGTTATCCTTATATCTTAATCACAACCCCAAATATACATATCTTTCTATAAAAATGAAAACTTTCCTAAAATAAAATTTTATGTATTTTATTTAAAAAATTTAACTTATGAATCAAAAAAATTAAAATAATATTCAACTATCAACAAAAAAAAACTGGTTATCCTAATGTTTAAATCACAGCCCAAAATCTACAAAAATGTTCTATAAAAATGAAAACTTTCCTAAAATATAATTTTTGTGAAATTTATTTAATAAATACAACCTATCGATCAAAAAAACTAAAAGAATACTCATTTATCAACAACAATTTTCTTATCTTAATTTCTAAATCTAAACCCCAAATCTACAATATTTTTCTATATAAATGAAAACTTTAATTTCCTAAAATAGAATTTTTGAGAATTTTATTTCAAAAAACAACCTATTGACCAGAAAATCTAAAACAATACTCATCTATCAACAAAAATTCTTGTTATCCTTATATCTTAATCACAACCCCAAATATACAATATTTTTCTACAAAAATGAAAGCTTTCCTAAAATAGAATTTTTAGTATTTTATTTAAAAAGGGATGATAAAAATTATTCTATGTAAAATTTATATATTTGTTAAGAGATCTATTGGTGTTATTTATTAGAATAATATTTATCAGTGAAGCTCTTAAATATAGTAAATAACTTTAAAATTAAATAAATTACTAATCAAACTTTAGAGATTTAAAATATATGTTACTTATCTAAAAAGTTCCACTCACACCAAAACCTAACATATAGAAAAGAAAAATGATAAATTTTTATTTTATTTAAAATTAACATATTTTAAAAATATTTTGTTTTATTTTAATTTTGAAATTTTCTATTTTTTTTATTTTTCCAAATTTTTTAATTTTTTTAGTATTTTATTATTTTTTATTTGAAAAAGAAAAATAAACTGACACGTTTTCATGAAATGAGTAGTGCGGTTCACATACTTGACTTGAAGAACATTTATTGGAGGTTTGTTAAGATAAAAATGTCACTTTCAGAGTTTAAAGTGTTAGTGAAAAAAACTACAATGTTTAAAGTGCGAAATTGTGACACTTTCAGAGTTTAAAATACGACTTTCCAAATATAAAATATGAAAACTCTAAAATTAAACAACATTAGCTTCTTCTAAAATTTGAAGATTTTTTTTATGAGCGGACCAGTCACTTAGTACCACATTAAACATCTTAATGAGAGCATTTAATACTTTCTACCAAGTTTGATTTGTATCAAGCCTAGTTCCGTGTAGTAAATCACAAAACAATAAAAATATGAAACGAACAAAAAACCTAATGACCCTTTCGGTATTTAAAGTCTCAATTATAACACCGTAATCAATAAAGTCAAGCTCTCTCTCTCTCTTCTATACGACGCAATGAAGAAGCTCTACAAGAAAGGAACAGTACACCCGTCGCCGCAGATAAAATCCGACAACCAACTTCATTCTCTCCTACCCGTTGCTATATATTCACTAGCGGCAGTGCTCTCTCCCCAAGACCGTGAAGTCTTGGCCTATCTCATATCAACCGCCTCTTACTCCGGCGAACGAAACTTTACCTCTCGCGTGAATAAAACCAAACCCCGCATAGTATCTCATTCCGACAACCACTCGCCTCTCTTCCACTGCGACTGTTTCAGCTGCTACACGAGTTACTGGGTCAGATGGGACTCTTCACCTAGTCGCCAGCTGATTCATGAAATCATCGACGCATTCGAAGACAGCTTAGAGAAGAAGAAACAAACGAAAAAGAAGAAGAACATAACTGGAAAGAAAGACCGTAGAAAGCGTTCAGGGAAGTCTTCAGCTCTTGCCAGTCCTAGCTTTGGTCCGAACGATTCAGAGGTTCCGAGTCGACTCAGTGACGAATCCATCACAAGTTCGAGTTCAAGCGAGTTGGTTGATGGTGCTTGTAGTTGCAACGACAGTTTGGAATCTACGGCGGAGTTACAGACCGGGAAGGCCTGTGAAGAGGGGGCGGCGGAGGAGGAGGAGAAGGGTTCAGTCAGGAGATTTGTGAGTTTCATTGGTGAGAAAGTTTTTGGTGTTTGGGGATAAGAAAATTTTACTGAGAAAAAAAAAAGAAAAGTAGAAATGTTTTTTTCTTCTGTTTATTCTCTTTTCTAGGACAAACATGTTAGATTACCGAAAGTTTTCATGTGTTGCATTAACTATAGTATATAATGCGACAAAAGTATCATTGTATTATAACATCTTGATTACATCAAAAATGTTAGTATTAGTTGCACGTATTTAATACGTTTGTATGTATACCACTCACTAATTGTGACCACAAATATATAAACTGATACCGCCAAAGATTAAATTATGGAGTCTTTTAGTGAACAGAATACAAAGTAGAATTGTTACTTCCTAGATACTACCTAGACATATGTAAATGAATTATCTATAGTGATAGTGGCTTTTACTGGAATATTGATTTTATAAAAGTGTACTCGTCTAAAAATCTACAAAACTATATTATAATTATTTCGGGTCCAACAATATTTTTTGTGCTGCCGACCACCACAGCCATTTTGATGCTGCCCATGTATTGTTGTTGTCACAATATTTGTCTGTACATTATTGCCCTTTGCGGGTCATTCAATCTGATTCCTTTCATTTTTTTCTTTTGGACAACTTTTTTTTCCCTTTCATCAAAGCGTAAAGTCTAAAGTTAAAAGTAAGTATGAACTCTGAACTTATATTTGTAAGCTGATAAATGGAATATAAAAGAATAATCATTTCAGAACTATCATTCTAAACATGTCAACTGAGTTAGATTTCTCACTTCTCCGTTACTAGATGGTAATACTTGTTTTAGTATAGTTCCAATATCCATTTGATTCACACAGAGTATGAAGTAGATTTGTATGGTTTTTCAGGTTCTTTTATTGGATATAAAAAGGAATATACAGAGATAAATTTCTTAGAACTTTGAGTAGACATTTTTGATGAAAGTCAAATATGAACCCCACTACCATTTTCTTCAAAGTTCAAACGACGGCACTATATTCAAACCTAATTCCGGTCCAACCGATACCAGCTTATTAGGTTACATTTTTCATTCTAATTTAAACTTAAACATCTGTATTTGGTTAGGTAATCATGGCTCTGATATGTGTTGACCCTTTATCTAGTGTCAATGGTTATGGTTTTTAACTTTTTTATTTATTTATTTGATAACCGTGGGAAATCCCAGGTGGTAAGCCACAGACTAATTTACACGAAGCTTTCCATCCGGACTCGCACAGTTATAGGCGGGAAAGTGGCTAAGGCGACTCGAACCCAGGGCGGATATTCCAGCTAGAGTTACATTACCACCAGACCAAAAGCTCTCGGTTTGGTTTTTAACTTCCATGATTTAACTTTCTTTTTCAGACAAAACGAGGGAACTAAATCCTAGAAATACGGATATTGAAACATCGGGTAGCACGAATAAATAGCGAAAGTGGAGACAGAAAGAATGGCTTTGGTATCAGTGTAATACTTTCCTCACATATTTCCCCGTAAAGAAAGAATTACTTTTGTTTGAACTGATCAAAATATATTAAATTATATTTGTATAATTCATTTACAACAATAATCAATTTGCTGTAACTTGTATGGTTTAGTACGAACTACGTATCTTTTTTTTTTTTTCCATCTAAATATTATTTTAATAAACGAACCAAGTCCAAACACCAAAAAACAAACACCATGACCCAACGAAACAGACCAAACGGACCAAAACAAAGACAAATTACACACGGCCTCAGGCCCAAAATAACAAAGTCGGACGAACCGACAAGAAAACACGCCAACGAAACGCGTGTTGCTTTTAAAGAAACGAGAAGACACGTGTCAGCCAGAAACATCTAGGCGAGACACGCGTCACACAAACAAACACCGGCACAGAGCACAACCCGAAGACGGAAAACAACCGCAAACTTCGCCGGAACACGCCGGGAACAGAACGCCAACGCTAAGGACCTTAACATAATCACCACAACCACCTCCAACTACTGTATTGGAAGGTTAATGGAAACAATTTCTTCAATCGAACGTTATGGAGAGCTCAATCGAAAACTGAAATCGAGGGCTCATCCAATCTCAGGTCCTCACACACCATGAACTCGTCACACCTCGGTCACACAACCCAAACAATAGATACTATAACCGGCGAGCACCACCGCAGACGAACGAACCGGCTCAAGATAGAGCACACAGACGCCGTCAGAGCTTCATCACCATAGAAACGAAAGTCGGATAGTTCCGCCAGAAGAAGCGCGAAACCACCAGAAGCAAGAGCCGGCTACACGCCGTCGAGAGGACCACCGTATACCGGAATCAGATTTTTCCACCGTCGAGGGGACCCCCACAATTCTTAATCTCTCGGAATCCCAGAGAGAAGAGAGAAAAAAAGTCTACCATCCCATTGAAACAGATGGAGTATTAGTACGAACTACGTATCTAGTTAACATGGTTTAGATTATTGAAGTATTGTTGAATTTTTTCTTTTACTTGTCGTTGAAACATATGCTGTCAGTGAAAAATGTCTAGTCATATTGATGTGATTTTTTATACTTATAATTATTAAAATATGTAAGAGGAAAAAGATGCCATCAGTCATCACGACTGACTGAGGAGGAGGCGTGCCTGAGAGTTTTTAACTTTTATATACTATGCTAATAATTTGGACTAAAATGGTAAACACAACGTCTTTGACTTGTTCTGTGTGTCTGCGTATTAGCTTGATTTTTGTCTAAACTTTGCGAAATGTTATAAACCTTAAGCCATTATTACTGACGGTAAGATCATTATTATTTGTCTACGAATTAGAGGCCAATTCTTATTTACGTAAAATTATATATATATATATATATATATATATCATATATAATTTGCTATATTTATTTAATACATATATGTTCGAAAGTATTATTATAGAACATAATTTAATATTTTTGCTCTCAAATACTCTTCAATCTTCATGTAAAATTATATGGGCCGTTACAGTTTGTGAAAAGAATAAAATTTAGTGGGCTCTTTCATATTTTAATACGATCCCCGATTGAATTGCATAAAACTAATTCTGGTATGATAAACACCAATTTATTTTAGACTAACAGTTTCATTCAACCGATGAAAAGCCCATACAAGAGCGTTACGAGTGTTGATGTCCAGTCCAATCTTCAACATTGTTTACATTATTAAAACCCCAAGTTTAACAACAACGAACGCTGCGACATCGTATTGCTCTGAGGACATCACCTTCACGTCCAGATTTTTAAGCGCTAGGATTTCTTGAAACTAACAAGTCCACCAATTTTTAAGAACTTTATATAATTTCTTAATATAGCAAAAGTTCAAAATATTGTTTCATTTCATCTTTTACATTGCACTTGCACATATCACCGCAGATTAAACATTTTAAGATGATTACTTTCTTCTGTCACTGTTCCTGATTATAATTTTATTTCTATCAAAATTTTGTCGATTATTTATAAAGTTACATAGCTCAGCATATTTGTCCTAAAAGATCAAGTTATGTTGAGAAAAAATTGAATCAGATTATTGTCCACAGGGATATCTAGTTACCCAGTCGGATCATAGTGAAGAAATAATTAATTTGAAGTTCATCATTAGCAATTTCTGATTCGTAATTTAAATCATTAAAAATAATGATTCTGAAGAATATTTCTTTTTAAAAAAGACAGAATGTGGACGAGCAACAATCAGATCGTCAACCAATAAAAAGGACGACTGAAACGATATATCACGGCCAAATCTATTTCCCTCGCCAAGATTCATTCAAGGACTCAGAGACACCGTACTCTCTCTTGCCCGATTCTAAGAACCACGAGGTTTTCTTTTTATTTCCCAAAAATGAATTTCAAAATAAAAAATCAACCGAACAAAACGAGATGTGTACTGTACTACTGTGTAGAAAGAGAAAAACTCTAATGATTCATCGACTGTAACCCGTGCTGTATTAGAAATCTCAGCTCTAGAGGAGTATTTATAGTAGGATACAGAGTGATGCCCTAGCATCCTCCTAATACAATTTTAAAATATTTTGGGCCTTTGATCCAATATACATAAGCCCAAATCTGTTGATGATTTCAATTATGCATGTGTGAGGAGTTTGTTACTTTTGTAAACATTCGAGTTTTTTTCAAGTATTCATATCTCAAATGTTACGAACTTGTAGTATAATCTTTAAAATTCATATTTCCAATACAATTATTGCATAAACACTCCCACACTTAACCACACTAGATTCATAAGTGATCACAACTTAGTTCTTGATTCTACTATAACATTAACTTCAATACTTATTTTACATTATTACCCACCACACACATATCAAACCCCATCTTTCTTGCCTTCATAGAAGAATCCCACATCCATTTAGAACGTCTCGACTGTGGCCACCGGGTTCAAATCCGTGGTTGCTGCAACATTCTTCATCGCCTCAAAACGTGGCTCCTTGGGCTGAAACTTGACTCCAGCATATAGCTTCATGTAGTCATCAAACACAAAACTCGGATATTCATCAGAGTCTTTCTCCACTAGAGATGGTGCGGGAGAGATCTCCGCATCACTTCCAGGGTTGTAGAACGACGCTATAGACATCCTGTTTCCTTCTTTTTGTGTCATCACACGGTGCATTATGCTCTTGTACTTCCCGTTGGTTATCACCTATAGTCACATTTTAATGAAAAAGATTCTGGTTAACCTAAACCAATTATAATTCCTCCCTTAGTATCATTAACCGGGTTATAATTGTACCTCAAGTTGGTCACCAAGATTGATGACAATGGAGTGTTTGAGAGGAGGGACATCAACCCAAACACCATCTTTGAGAAGCTGAAGACCACTGACCTTATCGTCTTGAAATAGCAATATGAGGCCTCCTGCATCCGTGTGAGCCCTAAGCCCTTTGATCATCTCCGGTTTAGGACATGGTGGATAGTTGCTAACCTTTGTCCCAAAAGTTGGACCCTTTGTCCCACTAAACACCTTCTTCAAGTACCCTTTCTCCAACCCTAGATTCTCACACAACAAATCCAACAGTTCTTCCGCTAGGTTCTCTAGCCTCTTCCCAAAGTCCTTCATGGCCGCTCTGTTTTCAAGAGGCATAAAAGCAAATCAATAGTTTTTTGTTATAATATTGTGATATGTGTTTTAGGGCTGAATCTTTTTTTTTTGTGTACCGGTATTCATCTGACATATCGGGGATGTCGTAGAGATTAGTCTGAGGAAGATGGTGAAGGAAGAAAGTACTTTCCCAATCAACATTCTCAACTTCAGTCTCCAGAGTATCTAAATTTTTGGAACGAAGCATTTCTTTGAACTTTTGTTCCATAAATTTTTTGTAGTGTTCCTTTGTCATCCTCTCAATATTGTCCATAAGATCATATGGTATTCCATGGTTTAGCAGCTGAAATTACAGATTTTAAGAATTATAATAACCCATTTAAAAATAAATGATGGGAAGTAATTTGAGTTTTTGAACCTAGGTATCTAATATTTCTTCTTTTCATAACAAATGAAAACGAATATAATTAATCTTTCAAGATTTTTATTATATTTCAGACACTAGCAAAAAGGGAAAAAGGAAAAACAAGAGAAGAGAGACAATAACCTCAAAGAAGCCCCAGTTTTGACAAGCATCGTCGACCAAAGCCATGGTTTGGTCTCTCTCTTCACCATTTAGCTTAGACAAGTCTACAACAGGAAACTTAATGTTTTTCTCCATTACTCTAGACCCTCTCTATGTAAACTTATGAATCGCTTTAAACTGGCAACTTAATGTTGTTGATGATGTTAGTTGTCAAATGTGAGTTATAGGAGTTGAGGGAGGATCGCTATTTATAGGCGCAGATAGTAAATCAAAGATCTTTAAAAAATATTATATTATATTATATAATTGTGCCATTTAAATAAAGTTAGTAGATATAAATTTGTTTTTTTTCCTTACTAGAAAAGAAAGGAGGTTGTGGAAGTTGTATACG
Proteins encoded:
- the LOC106310012 gene encoding uncharacterized protein LOC106310012 codes for the protein MKKLYKKGTVHPSPQIKSDNQLHSLLPVAIYSLAAVLSPQDREVLAYLISTASYSGERNFTSRVNKTKPRIVSHSDNHSPLFHCDCFSCYTSYWVRWDSSPSRQLIHEIIDAFEDSLEKKKQTKKKKNITGKKDRRKRSGKSSALASPSFGPNDSEVPSRLSDESITSSSSSELVDGACSCNDSLESTAELQTGKACEEGAAEEEEKGSVRRFVSFIGEKVFGVWG
- the LOC106309653 gene encoding 1-aminocyclopropane-1-carboxylate oxidase 3-like, translated to MEKNIKFPVVDLSKLNGEERDQTMALVDDACQNWGFFELLNHGIPYDLMDNIERMTKEHYKKFMEQKFKEMLRSKNLDTLETEVENVDWESTFFLHHLPQTNLYDIPDMSDEYRAAMKDFGKRLENLAEELLDLLCENLGLEKGYLKKVFSGTKGPTFGTKVSNYPPCPKPEMIKGLRAHTDAGGLILLFQDDKVSGLQLLKDGVWVDVPPLKHSIVINLGDQLEVITNGKYKSIMHRVMTQKEGNRMSIASFYNPGSDAEISPAPSLVEKDSDEYPSFVFDDYMKLYAGVKFQPKEPRFEAMKNVAATTDLNPVATVETF